TCCTTTGCCGTCACGGCCAGGCCGCCCGGCGGGTCGGAGCCCGTGCGCCTGGCCGAGCTCGGGCCCGGCACCCTCTTCGGGGAGGTGGCCCTGGTGAGCCGGGCCCCCCGCACCGCCACCGTGACCGCCCTGGAGGAGGGGGAGGTGCTCCGGGTCGCCGCGGAGGACCTGGAGCCCGTGCTCGCGGCCCACCCGGAGCTGCGCCGGGCGCTGGAGGCGCTGCGTGACGAGCGGGCCGCGGCCACCATCTCCCAGCTCCTGGGGAGGCGCGCCTGATGGATGCTCTTCTGGAGGCGCGCGACGTGCGCAAGGTGTTCGTGCAGGGAGGCGCCCGGCTCGAGGTGCTCAAGGGCATCGAGCTCACGGTGGCGCGGGGGGAGTGCCTGGCCGTGGTGGGGCCCTCGGGGGCCGGAAAGTCCACCCTGCTCCACATCCTGGGAGGCCTGGACCGGCCCAGCGCGGGGCAGGTGCTCTTTTGCGGCGAGGACGTGTTCCGGCGCCCCGACCCCGATCTGGCGCGCTTTCGCAACCGGCACGTGGGGTTCGTGTTCCAGTTCCACCACCTCCTGGCCGAGTTCACCGCCCTGGAGAACGCCGCCATGCCCGCGCGGATCGCGGGACGGCCCCGGGAGGAGGCCGAGGCCCGGGCGCGGGAGATCCTGGAGGCGGTGGGCCTGGGGGCGCGGCTCACCCACCGGCCCGGGGAGCTCTCGGGAGGGGAGCAACAGCGGGTAGCCCTGGCCCGGGCCCTGGCGCTCGACCCGCCCCTGGTGCTGGCCGACGAGCCCACGGGCAACCTGGATCACGGCACGGGAGAGGCTATGCACCGCCTCATGCTCGACTGGAACCGCCGCGCGGGCACGGCCCTGGTGGTGGTGACCCACAACCGGGAGCTGGCCCAGTCCATGGACCGGATCGTCACCCTGGCCGATGGCCGGGTGACGCAGGAAGAGAGGATGGCCCGGTGAGGTACCGTCTGTGTCTGGCCCTGTGGCTGCTCCTCGCGGGGGCGGCCGGTGCAGCACCGTCCGCCGCCGCTTCCGAGCCCGGAGAGCGGGTCCTCTCCGGGGTGGCGGTGCGGGGCAATCTGCGGGTGGAGGAGGGGCTCATCCTCCAGAAGATCTCCAGCCGGGCGGGGGAACCCTACGACCCGGCCCGGGTCCGGGCGGACCTGGCGGCCATCTACGCCCTGGGGAGCTTCGAGGACATCGTGGTCGAGTTCGGCGACAACGGCGTGCTCACCTTCGTCGTCCTCGAGCGGCGCGCCCTTCGGGAGTGGCGCACCGAGGGCGCCGACAACGTGGACAAGGAGGACGTGCAGAAGGCGGTGTCCCTCAAGCGCCGCGAGATCCTCGACGACGCGCGGGTGGAAGAGGGCGCCCGGGCCATCCGGGACCTGTACCGGGACAAGGGGTACTACCTGGCCCAGGTGCGCGCCGAGGTCGTCCCGGTGGACGACGGGCGAAACCACGCGGACGTGGTGTACCGGGTGTCCGAGGGAGCCAAGGTGCGGGTCAAGGATGTCAACCTCCTGGGCGTGCGCCAGGGGGAGGAGAAGGCCATCCGCAGGACCCTGTCCACGAGCCCGGCCGGGTGGTGGTCGTGGCTCACCAGCTCGGGCACCTTCAAGGAGGCGGACCTGGAGCGGGACCGGGAGGTGGTGCGGTCCTACTACCTGAACCGCGGCTTCGTGGACGTGGACGTGAAGGACCCCCTGGTGAGCCTTGCCGCCGACCGGCGTTGGCTCAAGGTGGACATCCCGGTTTCCGAGGGAGAGGTCCACACGGTGGGCAAGGTGGCTTTCTCGGGGGATCTGGACTTCCCGGAGGAGCTCCTCCGGGCCACGGCGGGCTTGACCCAGGGGGAGGTCTTTCGCAGCGACGATTTTCGCAAGGCCCACCAGGGACTCACCGATCTGTATGCCGACATCGGCTACGCCTTCGTCGAGGTGGACCCGGGGACCCGGGTGGACTCTGCGGCCCGCACCGTGGACATCGACTTCCGGATCCACAAGGGCGACCTGGTGTACCTGGGGCGCATCGAGGTACGGGGCAACACCAAGACCCGGGACCGGGTCGTGCGCCGGGACGTGCGCCTGGCCGAGGGCGACCTGTACAACGGCACCGCCATCCAGCGCAGCCGACGCCGGATCGAGAACCTGGGGTTCTTCGAGAAGGTGAACCTCACCACCCACCGGCGTCCCGGCACGAGCCTGCTCGACGTGGACGTGGAAGTGGAAGAAAAGGCCACCGGCGCCTTCACCGTCGGCGCGGGCTACTCCTCGGTGGACCGGATCGTGGGCATGGCCAGCGTGAGCCAGCGAAACTTCCTGGGCCTGGGCTACCAGCTCGCGTTCC
The genomic region above belongs to Thermodesulfobacteriota bacterium and contains:
- a CDS encoding cyclic nucleotide-binding domain-containing protein, whose translation is SFAVTARPPGGSEPVRLAELGPGTLFGEVALVSRAPRTATVTALEEGEVLRVAAEDLEPVLAAHPELRRALEALRDERAAATISQLLGRRA
- a CDS encoding ABC transporter ATP-binding protein, with amino-acid sequence MDALLEARDVRKVFVQGGARLEVLKGIELTVARGECLAVVGPSGAGKSTLLHILGGLDRPSAGQVLFCGEDVFRRPDPDLARFRNRHVGFVFQFHHLLAEFTALENAAMPARIAGRPREEAEARAREILEAVGLGARLTHRPGELSGGEQQRVALARALALDPPLVLADEPTGNLDHGTGEAMHRLMLDWNRRAGTALVVVTHNRELAQSMDRIVTLADGRVTQEERMAR
- the bamA gene encoding outer membrane protein assembly factor BamA; the encoded protein is MRYRLCLALWLLLAGAAGAAPSAAASEPGERVLSGVAVRGNLRVEEGLILQKISSRAGEPYDPARVRADLAAIYALGSFEDIVVEFGDNGVLTFVVLERRALREWRTEGADNVDKEDVQKAVSLKRREILDDARVEEGARAIRDLYRDKGYYLAQVRAEVVPVDDGRNHADVVYRVSEGAKVRVKDVNLLGVRQGEEKAIRRTLSTSPAGWWSWLTSSGTFKEADLERDREVVRSYYLNRGFVDVDVKDPLVSLAADRRWLKVDIPVSEGEVHTVGKVAFSGDLDFPEELLRATAGLTQGEVFRSDDFRKAHQGLTDLYADIGYAFVEVDPGTRVDSAARTVDIDFRIHKGDLVYLGRIEVRGNTKTRDRVVRRDVRLAEGDLYNGTAIQRSRRRIENLGFFEKVNLTTHRRPGTSLLDVDVEVEEKATGAFTVGAGYSSVDRIVGMASVSQRNFLGLGYQLAFQANFGTTRETYSLTFNNPRVFDSDVYAGIDLYKSRGEYNDYTKDSLGGALKLGTALTEEWRIRGIYRLEEAQVMDVSPDASLLLRDQEGTTVTSSVTTLLNYDSRDNPWEPRRGVNAEGSVEWAGGPLQGDAFFLKYGLDASRYLPLWLRHVLTLHGRAGYIHSLQGRSIPIYERYTLGGINSLRGLKSRSIGPVDAESGDVVGGDKELLFNVEYLFPLIEEAKLRGVVFFDMGNAWEEGETYLETPMRRTAGAGVRWFSPMGPLRLEWGYVLDRKAGEGASQWEFSIGGFF